The nucleotide window TTGATTAGGACTATTAGAAGATTTACAAAGGAGAAGGTACAAATGGCCTCTGAAGTTTCAAGCATGCTACGGAATCAAGTTGCTGAAAGGGCTTCTGCTAAGGAAGAAGCCAGCATATTACAGGCAGAACTAGATTCACGGACACGAAGATTGGAGACAGAAAAGAATGAGTTACAATCAGTAATGGAAAAGGAGTTGGATAGAAGATCCAGCAATTGGTCTCTAAAACTTGAGAAATACCAAATTGAACAACATAGACTCCGTGAAAGGGCGAGGGAGCTTGCAGAGCAGAATGTCTCTCTACAAAGGAAAGTCTCTTCATTTAATGAGAAGGAAGTAGATAATAGAAACAAGATGTCATTTTCGGAAAAATACCTTGAAGATTTGTCTAAGAGAATAGAGCAAGTGTCAAAggaaaatcaaaatctaaggcagCAGCTCACTCAGTTACAAGCGGAATATCGAGTAGCTCAAGATAATAGAGATTATGTCTGGGAAAACTATCAGGAAAAGGTTAAAGAGCTTAAATCGAAGACTTTGCAGGCAGCTGTGCTAAGGGAGAAGCTCCATTCCAAGGAGATGGACACAAAGCAACTTCAGGATGATCTAGCCGCAACAGTTAGAGGTAACGACATTCTCAAATGTGAAGCGCAAAATGCATTGGA belongs to Capsicum annuum cultivar UCD-10X-F1 unplaced genomic scaffold, UCD10Xv1.1 ctg13349, whole genome shotgun sequence and includes:
- the LOC124890202 gene encoding paramyosin-like yields the protein MASEVSSMLRNQVAERASAKEEASILQAELDSRTRRLETEKNELQSVMEKELDRRSSNWSLKLEKYQIEQHRLRERARELAEQNVSLQRKVSSFNEKEVDNRNKMSFSEKYLEDLSKRIEQVSKENQNLRQQLTQLQAEYRVAQDNRDYVWENYQEKVKELKSKTLQAAVLREKLHSKEMDTKQLQDDLAATVRGNDILKCEAQNALDALFCATPKLKYVELQVLKKDENINQLTNDLQECMKELGVVKEILPKVFQEKDFMWEEVKSYSEMNMLLNYEINMLKKKVDTLDEDILMKEGQIIILKDWIGKLFDLLASPDSLLE